From Bradyrhizobium sp. 4:
GTGGCCTCTTCGTTTCGCGTTCAATTCCTGCGGGGACATTGCAATGGCAAAACCAGCCGTTTCCCGTGATGCTTTTCGTGGACTATTCGCTCTCTACTGGGCGAAAGCTCATCACGATCACAAAGCCGAAGCCGAGGAATGCCTTTTGACGTTGTTCGGGTCTGCGGAATACATTCCCGATCGCCTGCTGCAGCAATGGTCTGAGAAAGCTGATCTACTCGGTCCAGAAGCCGTCGGTAGTGTAGTGGAGCCGCGGGCTCGTGAAATCGCGAGCGGCGGCGCGCGGTACGACCATGCGAGTGATTTTCTCCACTCCCTCCTGAGAGACCTCGGGCGCAAAATGCAGTGATTAGATGCGCCGTTTCCGCTGCTCTTACCGCGCGCCTCTGATCAACTTCGACCTTATAGGCAATCTTCTGCCGGCACGCAGCTCGTTAGACCGGCGCGTCGCCTTTTAGCCCTTCGATCTCAACCCGCGCCTTCTCCCTGAGTCTAGGGAGGTGCGTGGCGCCTCAATCTTCGAGGCGAGCGAGCAGGCTGCTGGAGAGATTTGAGTTCGATACGGAGCCGTCAATAACATTTGGAAGATTGCCCTGGTGGCCTTGTAACGAGCTGCAGTCCTGCTGCACTCGCTCCCAGTCAACAAAGGGTTGCCTGACCGGTCAATGACTACCCATCGCCAGCCACGACCCCGTCTCTGTATGGACAGATCAAAGAGAGCAAAATCGCCGGCGTTCATCAGGCAAACCTTCAATACGCACTTGGAAATCGAGGATACATTACAATTTTGACAGGGAGAACTTTCGGGTAATGGTAGAGTTCCACGCCCGCACAGGCCTGATATTATTTGAGGCTTAAATGTTTGCGGCTACTCGACGATCTCCGGTAGCCCTCCATATAGAATGCGACCAAACCTACGCGTCGCAAATTTTCGGGATGCTTTAAGCCCGAGTTGCTCCACCGAAAGCCTGGACAGATGTCCCACTCACCTACCGACAAGATCGCGCTCTTCATCGATGGAGCCAATCTTTACGCGACGGCAAAAACTCTGGGCTTCGATATCGACTACAAGCGCCTGCTGAAGGAGTTTCAGAGCCGCGGGACGCTGCTTAGGGCGTTCTACTACACCGCGATCATCGAGGATCAGGAGTACTCGTCGATCCGGCCGCTGATCGACTGGCTCGACTACAACGGCTACACCGTCGTCACCAAGGCGACTAAGGAATTCATCGACGCGTCCGGCCGCCGCAAGGTCAAGGGCAACATGGACATCGAGCTCGCCGTGGACGCCATGGAGCTCGCCGGGCACATCGACCAGATGGTGCTGTTCTCCGGTGACGGCGACTTCCGCTCCCTGGTGGAGGCCGTGCAGCGCCGCGGTGTGCGGGTCACGGTGGTCTCTACCATCGCCAGCCAGCCGCCGATGATCGCCGACGAGCTGCGCCGCCAGGCCGATGTCTTCACCGACCTCGTCGAGCTGCAATCCAAGCTCGGCCGTGACCCATCCGAACGCCCCGCCCCGCGCGACCGGTTGCCTAAATTCTTGCAGGAGCCGAAGGGAAACGATTCCCTCGACTAAACGACCGGCGAATGCGACTGGAGAGGTCGGCCAGGAACGCTTTCGCGCTACACGTGGCACCTACGGGTTTCTACCGCCCGCCCGTAAGCGGACTTTAACTAGGTGCGTTGGCTGAAGGGCTGGATCCGGTCGTGCCAATTTGGCATCGCGCAAAGAAGACGCCGCAAGGCGGCTCTCAGATGAAACCTGAGCGATTCAGCTACCCATCAAAGCTGGCGCAGAGCTACATCCAGGTCCAGGTAACGCGCTGATTTGTTCGTTGGTGTTGACGTGTGCGGTTCGCTGTAAACGCGATTTTTTACGCTGTTCATTTGGACATTTTCCCTGTTATCAGCTTAGGGAATTGGGAGTGGATACGCTATTTTTGCGGCCTTTTCGGATCCGCGCCCTCTTAGACAGACCCCCGCGGCCGTTATTTCCCTGCAAAATTCCCTGTTTCCAGGGAATTTAGAACGGAGACCGGTGCGAACTGCACTGCGTCGCCAGCCAGTGCTTAGCTCGCGGTGGCTACTCGGTCGCTTCCATGTGGTTTTGGTCCACGACCCGCAGCGTCCGTCGCACCATGCCCTCGACAATGACCGCCGACTCGCTTGGACGCAGATGGATCGCCGTGGACCTGAGCAGCCATGGCAACACCGCCTGCTCGAGCCGCTCCTCATAGGCGTGGCGCATCATGTCGAAGGCCATCAAGCCTGGACCCGCCAGGATGACGTGGTGCGGTCGCAGCACGGATATCGTTGCTGCGACGGCCTCGGCGAGCGCGCGACCCGCCTGCAGGAACAGGTGCTCGAGACGTGGATCTCCGCCCAGTGCGCGCTCGCGTAGCAAGGCCATCTGTCCCTCGGACGGCTGCTGCGAGTCCGCCGGCGGCAGATCGAGAAAGGTGCGGGCGTCGCGGTAGAGCGCATAATCAGCAAGATAAGCCTCGATACAGCCGCGCTGGCCGCAACGGCATTGCGGGCCGTCCGGCGCCAGCTTGACATGGCCGATCTCGCTGCCGGCGCCCCAGCGTGCTTCACCATCGGCAACGACGCCCATCCCGATGCCGTGACCGACCATGATCGTGGCCGAGAGGCCTTCCGCCAATGCCGGTTCGGCGGCCGTGAGGGCGAGCGCGACCGCGACAGCGTCGTTCGCCATCACGACCTCGACCCCGAACGCCTGACGTATCGGCGTCGCCAGATCGACTTCGGTGATCGACAGCGCGGGACTCCACAGCGTCGTGCCGGTGTCGACGTTCACGATGCCTTGCAGCGCGATCCCGATTCCCAACAGCCGATGGCGCGGCGTCTCCGTCGCATCGAGCAGCGCATTGATCTGCGCGATCACGAGATCGCGCAGCGCGCCTGCATCGAGCGCGCGCGTCGACAGTGCAAGTCGCGACTGCGCCACGCCGGAGCCCCGGAAATCCGCGATCAGCGTCTCGATCAGGTTCATGCGCACGGAGATCGCGACGATGCGCCCGAACTCCGGGTTCAGGGTCAGCAGCACGGCCGGCCGGCCGCGGCGACGGCCATTCGGTCCGTCCGCATCCTCTTCCTCGCCGTCCTCGGACCACGGCGTTGCCGCCGTCTCGGTCTCGCACAGCAGCTCTTCCGCGATCAGCCGCGACGTCAGGCCGGAAACAGCCGGGAAGCTCAGGCCTGTACTCCGGGCGAGCGCCACGCGTGGCAGCGGCCCCTGGCGTCGCAAGACGTCGACGAGCCGGCCGCGGTTGGATTCGCGGGCCGTGTTCGACACGCGTCTGGACGGCTCAATTTGGTCAACCATGCTGCCTCTTTAATTCATCACGTAAATTTAATGGAGAGGATGAGATGCCCGTGTGACCGGAAAAGCACAATCGGATTCGGTTTTCAGCAGCCATATTTACTATTATCGTACCATCTGTACTATTTAGACTTGAAGAAGGGGCAAGTACATCCTGATCCGGCTGGTTTGCCCTGCGGCATTTGTTCGCGACGTAAATAAAAGATGGCGCATAAGCGCTGTGAAACCCCTGACCCGGGGTGACCAAGGGAGGTGTACATGAACGGATCGATCAAGAAACTCATGGTGTCGCTGTTTGCGACCGCAGCTGCGCTGGCGCTTGCCACGGGGGCGGCGCAGGCCCAGCAGAAAAAGACCATCGCGCTGGTGACCAATGCCGCGGCCGATTTCTGGACCATCGCCGGCCGCGGGCTCGAAAAGGCTCAGAAGGAGCACCCGGAATACGACATCCAGTTGATCGTCACGAACGAAGCAACCGCGGCGGGTCAGCGGCGCGAGCTGGACGACCTGCTGGTGCGCGGCGTCGCCGGTATCTCGATCTCGGTCGACGATGCGCCGCACGCAACCGAAGAG
This genomic window contains:
- a CDS encoding NYN domain-containing protein, with the protein product MSHSPTDKIALFIDGANLYATAKTLGFDIDYKRLLKEFQSRGTLLRAFYYTAIIEDQEYSSIRPLIDWLDYNGYTVVTKATKEFIDASGRRKVKGNMDIELAVDAMELAGHIDQMVLFSGDGDFRSLVEAVQRRGVRVTVVSTIASQPPMIADELRRQADVFTDLVELQSKLGRDPSERPAPRDRLPKFLQEPKGNDSLD
- a CDS encoding ROK family protein, translated to MVDQIEPSRRVSNTARESNRGRLVDVLRRQGPLPRVALARSTGLSFPAVSGLTSRLIAEELLCETETAATPWSEDGEEEDADGPNGRRRGRPAVLLTLNPEFGRIVAISVRMNLIETLIADFRGSGVAQSRLALSTRALDAGALRDLVIAQINALLDATETPRHRLLGIGIALQGIVNVDTGTTLWSPALSITEVDLATPIRQAFGVEVVMANDAVAVALALTAAEPALAEGLSATIMVGHGIGMGVVADGEARWGAGSEIGHVKLAPDGPQCRCGQRGCIEAYLADYALYRDARTFLDLPPADSQQPSEGQMALLRERALGGDPRLEHLFLQAGRALAEAVAATISVLRPHHVILAGPGLMAFDMMRHAYEERLEQAVLPWLLRSTAIHLRPSESAVIVEGMVRRTLRVVDQNHMEATE